The genomic interval AGGTCGAACACGAGGCGCTCGCCGGCGTCGGAAGGCGTCGCGCGGTCCCCGCCCGCCTCGCGCAGGTCGAGTTCGGCGAGGTTCTGGACCTCCCAGCGCGCCTGCGGATGGTCCTCCCGAGCCACCGCGATCAGCTCGGGATCGAGGTCGACGCCCACGAGCGCGTGCCCGGCGGGCAGCAGGTGGGCGGCGAGCCGGCCCGTGCCGCAGCCGGCATCGAGGATGCGCGCGCGACGGGGGGCCATCGCATCGATCAGTCGCGCCTCGCCCAGGATGTCGGTGCCCTCGGCGGCGATGCGCCGCCAGCGCTCGGCGTAGCGGCGGGCGTGCCCGGGATCGCGGCGCACGGCCGCGTGCCAGAGGTTCTCGTCGGGGCCGATGGAGGGCGTCCGATCCGAAGCGGCCGTCGGATCCGCAGGGCCGGACGAGGGCGCCCCGGCACCGGAGTCCGACGGCGGCGTGGGCTGCAGGGGAAGGGAGGGCATGCCTCCAGTGTGCCAAGCCGAGCGGGCCGATGGTGCGCCGACGGGGCGCCCCGCCGCAGCGGAGCGCCCCGTCGGTCAGAGCTCGGAAGGAGCAGGCGTCAGGCCTGCGGGCCCTCCGTGGTGGGAGCAGAGGCAGGTCCCCCGGTGGCAGGACCGGAGGAGGCCGGACCGGAGGAACCGGTCGCGCCCGCAGCCGCGGATGCCTTCCCGGAGGCCGCCGCCCTGCCCTTGTTCTCCTCGATCTTCTCGAGCTGGCGGGCGGCGGCATCCCGGCCGCCCAGTCCGAAGGCGAGCACGGCGGCGGCCGCGAGGCCGATCACGAGCGCGCCGAAGGCGATCTCGATGATCCTGTCGGCCACGCCCATGGACTGCAGTCCCATGGCGGCGAACAGGATGATGATCGCCCACTTGATGACCGTGGAGGCCGTGCCCGAGACGAGCTTGGAGACCACGGAGGCGATGAAGAAGCCGGCGGCGATGATGACCGCGCCGAACAGGACGCTGCCGCCGAGGTTCAGGATCTGGCTGAGGATCTCGGTGATCTGCGGGAAGCCCAGCACCTGCGCCGCCATCACGGCGAAGAACAGGACCACGGCGATCTCGATGATCCGCAGCACGGTGGGCGTCGCCGAGGAGCCCTCGGAGATCACGTCGTTCTTCTGCAGCCAGTCGTCGATCCCGGTGGACTCGAGGATCGGCCGGAACAGCCCGGTCACGAAGCGCGCGATGAGCACGCCGATCCCCACCAGGGCGACCGCTGCGATGATGTTCGGGATCGCCGTGAACACGGTGGTGAGCATCGAGGCGGCCGGATCGGAGATCGAGGCGATCCCGAGGATCTGCAGCGAGGCGATCGACACCACGATCATGATCAGGGCGAACACGACCGAGGCGATGATCTCGGGGATGTTCGAGCCGGGCTTGCCACCGCCCTGGCCGGGATGTCCCTGCTGAGTCTGTGCCTGCGGGTGCTGGCCCTGCTGGGGCTGACCCTGCTGCGGCGCCTGGCCCTGCTGCGGAAGCGGCTGGGTGTGTCCGGGAGCCTGGCCCTGCGCCGAGGCGGTGCCCTGCGCGGAGGCGGCGCCCTGCGGGCCGCGCTGATCCCCCATGGCACCGCCGGTGGCCCTCTGGATGCCCGACTGGGCGGTGCCCAGGAGCTTGCCGAAATCGACGGCGTGCAGGGCGGTGGTGATGAGTGCTCGCACGATCTTGGCGATGACCAGGCCGATCACGAACACGAACACGGCACCGATGATGTTGGGCAGGAACCCGAGGCCCTGCTCGAGCATCGAGGTGACGGGCGTGAGCACCTGGTTCAGCTGGAAGATCCCCAGCACGATCACCAGGCCCAGCAGCCAGATCACCATCGAGAGGATCGTGCCCACTGCATTGCCGAGGGACGCTCCGTCCTGGCCGATGCGCCGCAGCGCCGGCACCTTCTGCGCGAGCTTCGAGGCTGCGCTCTTGAGGACGGCCGCGAGGATCGCGGTGATGATGAGGACGACGATGGCGGCCAGGACCTTCAATCCCAGTCCCGCCCAGTCGACATTGGACAGTGAGTTCACGGCTACCTCCGTGGGTCACGGGAGCCGACCGTCCGACGGGTTGTGGGCCGGGGACGGTGAGGAGGCTCCTCTGCCGGGGAATTGCGGATGTGTGACCACGCTAACACCCAGGGTTCGCGACGAGGCCAGGCCAGAGGGCGGATCCCCGCACGACGGAGCCCGAGGGATGCTCGTCATGTCCTCCTTCCTCGGACGCCATGTCCGCGCCATGTGGCGGTGCTGGGCTGGATCCCATGGCTCATCCCGATCCCCGCTGCTCGCCCGTCGACGCCCGTCGTCCGCTCACACGGAGAGGACTCCTGACGGTCTCCGCCACCGCGATCGCAGGGACCGCAGCGGCGGTCGCACCTGCCCGTCGTGCCTTCGCCGAGGACTCCGGACTGCGGGCCGACGGCACCACGCTGGATGCCGTCGCGACGCCCGAGCAGGGCGCCGAGGACGGCTACCGTCGGCTCGTCGCCGGCCCGGGCTACGAGCACGTGGTGCGCGAGGACGGCCTCGAGAACGCTCCGAAGGCCTCCCGGGCCGACACCCGCCGGTCTCTCGCGTCGTTCGTGCAGTTCACGGACCTCCACGTGCTGGACGCCCAGTCGCCCATGCGCTTCGAGTTCCTGCACGACCTCACGGGCTCCGCGTTCCGTCCGCAGGAGTCCCTGACCACGCAGGGCGCCGTCGCCCTGGTCGAGCGAGTGAACTCCCTGCGCCGCGGCCCGCACACCGGGCGACCCTTCGACTGCCTGGTCAGCACCGGGGACAACACGGACAACCACGAGCACATCGAGCTGGACTGGTTCCTCGCCGTCATGAACGGCGGCGAGATCGCGGCCTCGACCGGCGATCCGGACCGGTGGGAGGGCGTGCAGAGCAGCGGCGACGCGAGCTACTGGAACCCCGCCGACCCCGTGCGCGACCGCTACAAGGAGGTCGGCTTCCCGGAGCTCCCGGATCTGCTCGAGCGCGCGACCTCCTCGCATCACAGCCCCGGTCTGCAGGTGCCCTGGTTCAGCGTGTTCGGCAACCACGACGACTCCATCAGCGGCACCCTGCCCTCCGACTGGAAGGGCCTCGCGGACCTCTACACCGGGAGCTGGAAGTTCACCGGCTTCGAGGACCCGTCGGCCCAGAAGCAGCTGCGCGAGCAGGTGAGCCGCGCCGAGAGCACCCGTGCGCTCTCCGGCTCGGTGAGCCGCAGCAGCGGGAGCGCCCGCTCGAAGCGGGACTTCTCGGTCACGGCCGACGAGCGCCGCGCGCCCTTCACCACCGAGGAGTACATCCGCGCGCACCTCGAGCGCCCGCAGCCGGTGGGGCCGGCCGGCAACGGCTTCACCGAGCAGAACGTCCAGGAGGACACCGGGTACTACACCTTCGAGATCGCCGAGGGCGTCGTCGGCATCGCGCTGGACTCGACGAACCGCGCCGGCTTCACGGGCGGCTCGATCGGCCACGCCCAGTACCGGTGGCTCGAGGACGTGCTCGAGCGCGGCTCCAGCCGGCACTACGACGGACTGGGACGGCTCGTGCGCAGCCGGGCCGAGGACACCCGCTTCGTGGTCTTCAGCCACCACACGCCCGATTCGATGAACAACCTGCTGCTCGAGCCGGGCAACGGCGAGCTGCGGCACGCCGGCTGGGATGTCGCGAACCTGCTGGGGCGCTTCCCCAACGTGCTGGCCTGGGTCAACGGCCACACCCACACCAACGAGATCAGCCTGCACGGGCACGCGAAGCCCGAGCGCCGCTACTGGATCATCAACACCGCCTCGCACGTGGACTTCCCGCAGCAGGCGCGCGTGGTCGAGATCGTGGACAACCGCGACGGGACCCTGTCACTGCTGAGCACCCTGATCGAGGCAGACGCGCCCTATCAGGGGGATGCACTGGCCTCCCTCTACCGCGAGCTGTCGTTCAACGACATCCACGCGGACCTCTCGCAGGAGGGCACGCCGCAGGACCGCAACGTCGAGCTGCTGCTGGTGGCGCCCGGCGCCTGAGCCGCGCTCGGGTCGCCCGCCGCCCGACCCGCGACCCGATCCGGCCGACCATGCGAGAAGGCCCCCGGGATCTCTCCCGGGGGCCTTCGTCTCACGTGCGCGAGGGGGGACTCGAACCCCCACGCCCTCTCGAGCACACGGACCTGAACCGTGCGCGTCTACCAATTCCGCCACTCGCGCGTGTCTCCGGCACCAGGAGTCGCAGCTCACCGAGACCGAAGTGCCCTCAGACTACTCGTACGCAGGCGCTCGCCCAAACCCCGCCGACCGTGGGGTGCGCAACACCACTCCGGCACCGGGCCGCCGGCGCGCACGTCAGCGGGAGGATCCGGCCTGCCGCTCGCGCACGAGCTCCGCCTCGGTGAAGGCGTCGTCGATGTGGGCGGGGTCGATGCGTCGGCGCACCACCGTCACGTACAGCACGGTCGCGATCGCGACGGCGATGATGCCGACGATCGCGGCGAGCGTCATCTCGGCGCGCACCACCACGGTCGCGAACACGGCGAGCAGGCCGATGATCCCGACCGTCGCGGAGACCCGTCCCCCGGGCATCCGGAACGTCGCGCCCTCGACGCGGCGGGCGCGGAAGCGCAGGTAGGTCACGAGGATCAGCATCCACACCAGCAGCACGGCGAACACCACGACGCTCATCAGGTAGCCGAAGGCGGCGACGCCGCTCATCTGCAGCACGGCGGCCGCGAGGATCCCCACGCAGCTCACGGCGATCGCAGGCGCGGGCACCCTGCGCCGCGTGACGCGGGAGAAGACCTGCGGTGCCAGGCGGTCCTCCGCGAGGGAGTGCATGATGCGGCTTCCCGCATAGAGGTTCGCGTTGGCGGCGCTGAGGGCGGCGATGAGCACCAGCAGGTTCGTGATGCTCGCGGCGGCGGGCACGCCGATGGAGTCGAAGACGGTCACGAACGGGGAGGTCTCCACGGCCTCGCCGGTCGCCGACGCCTGCCTCCACGGCACCAGCGCCACGACGATCCCGATGCTCACCACGTAGAACAGGGCCAGGCGCACGATGGTGGTGCGGGCCGCGGTGCGGATCGAGCGCGCGGGCTCCTTGGCCTCGGCCGCGGTGATCGACAGCAGCTCGATGCCGCCGAAGCTGAACATCACCACGCTGAGGGCGATCCAGACCGCCGCCCAGCCGTTCGGGGCGAAGCCCCCGTCGGCCGTGAGCCCGGAGAGACCCGGCGCGGGGTGCGCGCCCGTGCCCAGGAACACCAGGAACAGGCCGACGAGCATGAACACGACCACCGCGATCACCTTGATGCTCGAGAGCACGAACTCGACCGCGCCGAAGGAGCCGACGGTGGTGAGGTTGATGGCCAGGATGACCGCCGCGAACAGCACGATGCCGACGGGCACGGGGATCGCCGGGAACCAGTAGGCGAGGTAGAGCGCGCAGGCCACGAGCTCGGTCGCGGTCACCGCAACCGTCACGATCCAGTACAGCCAGCGGCTGAGGTAGCCCCAGTACGGGGAGAGGTAGTGGGCGGCCAGCGTGCCGAAGCCACCGCGCACCGGGTGGCGGGAGGCCATCTCGCCCATCGCCAGTGCGATCGTCGCCGCGATGAGGGAGCCGATGGCGAACGCGATGATCACGGCGGGGCCCGCGTAGCCGATGGCCTCGCCGGAGCCGAGGAACAGGCCGGTGCCCAGCGCGGAACCCATGGCGATCATGGCGATCTGGCCGTGACCGAGCGAGCGGGCAAGCTGCGGAGCGGGGGCCGTCGGGGCCGGTTCCGTGCCCGATCCCGCGGAGTCGGACGCCCTGGGAGGGGGCGTGGAGGAGGAGGAATTCATCCGCTCAGGGTAGATGTCTGCACGCCCGCTCCTCCACACGGGGTGGCGCGGTCGTCCTCGGGGCCCCTGGCGCTTCCCGGGCGCGCATCGCGTCATGCGACGGCGTATGCGCGACATCTCTGCCTCATGCGGCAGACATGCTCGCTATATGCCGGTCGGCGACGCCGCGGCCCCGCCCGCACCTGCCAGCGCCCCGCACCCCGCACCCCGCCCGCACACGTGAAGCGCCCCGCCTCCGATTGCTCGGAGGCGGGGCGCTTCGCACGTCGCGGCTCAGGCCGCGACGGAGGGGGTCACTTCGCGGCGCCCTTGGCGGCGACGGCCTGGACGACCAGGTTCGCGAAGACGTCCTCGTGCAGACGCACGGTCGCCTTGTACTCGCCGAGCGACTTGATGGGAGTCGTGAACTCGACGGAGCGGCGGTCGATGTCGCGGTCGAACGCGGTCTTCACGGCGTCGGCGACCTCCTTGGAGGTCACGGCGCCGAAGAGACGGCCGTTGGTGCCGGCGCGCTCGGAGACGACGACGGGCTTCGACTCGAGCACGGCCTTGAGCGACTGCGCCTC from Brachybacterium kimchii carries:
- a CDS encoding amino acid permease, translated to MNSSSSTPPPRASDSAGSGTEPAPTAPAPQLARSLGHGQIAMIAMGSALGTGLFLGSGEAIGYAGPAVIIAFAIGSLIAATIALAMGEMASRHPVRGGFGTLAAHYLSPYWGYLSRWLYWIVTVAVTATELVACALYLAYWFPAIPVPVGIVLFAAVILAINLTTVGSFGAVEFVLSSIKVIAVVVFMLVGLFLVFLGTGAHPAPGLSGLTADGGFAPNGWAAVWIALSVVMFSFGGIELLSITAAEAKEPARSIRTAARTTIVRLALFYVVSIGIVVALVPWRQASATGEAVETSPFVTVFDSIGVPAAASITNLLVLIAALSAANANLYAGSRIMHSLAEDRLAPQVFSRVTRRRVPAPAIAVSCVGILAAAVLQMSGVAAFGYLMSVVVFAVLLVWMLILVTYLRFRARRVEGATFRMPGGRVSATVGIIGLLAVFATVVVRAEMTLAAIVGIIAVAIATVLYVTVVRRRIDPAHIDDAFTEAELVRERQAGSSR
- the rplI gene encoding 50S ribosomal protein L9; its protein translation is MTTKLILTNEVTGLGTAGDVVDVKDGYARNFLLPRKLATPWTDGGQRQLDQIRSARSKRAVASLEEAQSLKAVLESKPVVVSERAGTNGRLFGAVTSKEVADAVKTAFDRDIDRRSVEFTTPIKSLGEYKATVRLHEDVFANLVVQAVAAKGAAK
- a CDS encoding class I SAM-dependent methyltransferase — its product is MPSLPLQPTPPSDSGAGAPSSGPADPTAASDRTPSIGPDENLWHAAVRRDPGHARRYAERWRRIAAEGTDILGEARLIDAMAPRRARILDAGCGTGRLAAHLLPAGHALVGVDLDPELIAVAREDHPQARWEVQNLAELDLREAGGDRATPSDAGERLVFDLEVSAGNVLAFLSAAERRPALERLAAHLAPEGRLVAGFGAGRGYAFEDFAADAEAAGLVLQQRFSSWDLRPASDDFLVAILARA
- a CDS encoding TIGR03767 family metallophosphoesterase, with the translated sequence MAHPDPRCSPVDARRPLTRRGLLTVSATAIAGTAAAVAPARRAFAEDSGLRADGTTLDAVATPEQGAEDGYRRLVAGPGYEHVVREDGLENAPKASRADTRRSLASFVQFTDLHVLDAQSPMRFEFLHDLTGSAFRPQESLTTQGAVALVERVNSLRRGPHTGRPFDCLVSTGDNTDNHEHIELDWFLAVMNGGEIAASTGDPDRWEGVQSSGDASYWNPADPVRDRYKEVGFPELPDLLERATSSHHSPGLQVPWFSVFGNHDDSISGTLPSDWKGLADLYTGSWKFTGFEDPSAQKQLREQVSRAESTRALSGSVSRSSGSARSKRDFSVTADERRAPFTTEEYIRAHLERPQPVGPAGNGFTEQNVQEDTGYYTFEIAEGVVGIALDSTNRAGFTGGSIGHAQYRWLEDVLERGSSRHYDGLGRLVRSRAEDTRFVVFSHHTPDSMNNLLLEPGNGELRHAGWDVANLLGRFPNVLAWVNGHTHTNEISLHGHAKPERRYWIINTASHVDFPQQARVVEIVDNRDGTLSLLSTLIEADAPYQGDALASLYRELSFNDIHADLSQEGTPQDRNVELLLVAPGA
- a CDS encoding mechanosensitive ion channel; amino-acid sequence: MNSLSNVDWAGLGLKVLAAIVVLIITAILAAVLKSAASKLAQKVPALRRIGQDGASLGNAVGTILSMVIWLLGLVIVLGIFQLNQVLTPVTSMLEQGLGFLPNIIGAVFVFVIGLVIAKIVRALITTALHAVDFGKLLGTAQSGIQRATGGAMGDQRGPQGAASAQGTASAQGQAPGHTQPLPQQGQAPQQGQPQQGQHPQAQTQQGHPGQGGGKPGSNIPEIIASVVFALIMIVVSIASLQILGIASISDPAASMLTTVFTAIPNIIAAVALVGIGVLIARFVTGLFRPILESTGIDDWLQKNDVISEGSSATPTVLRIIEIAVVLFFAVMAAQVLGFPQITEILSQILNLGGSVLFGAVIIAAGFFIASVVSKLVSGTASTVIKWAIIILFAAMGLQSMGVADRIIEIAFGALVIGLAAAAVLAFGLGGRDAAARQLEKIEENKGRAAASGKASAAAGATGSSGPASSGPATGGPASAPTTEGPQA